A single Nitrospirota bacterium DNA region contains:
- a CDS encoding DUF86 domain-containing protein, which produces MIDRPLIEKKLRKIEEFLRELEIAKIESYEEFKGNIVIKRFIERNLELAIEQMIDICKHLVSALDLKEPETFAECFDILAKGGIIPTETVSMFQSMVRFRNFLIHVYDGVDDSITYGIYMRHLGDFKDFIKVIRDYLQKK; this is translated from the coding sequence ATGATTGATCGACCTCTGATCGAAAAGAAATTACGAAAGATCGAAGAATTCTTAAGGGAATTAGAGATTGCAAAAATAGAAAGTTATGAAGAATTTAAAGGGAATATTGTGATCAAAAGGTTCATAGAGCGGAATCTTGAGCTTGCTATAGAACAGATGATCGATATTTGCAAGCATCTCGTTAGTGCTCTCGATCTGAAGGAGCCGGAGACATTTGCAGAGTGTTTTGATATTTTGGCAAAGGGAGGGATTATCCCTACAGAAACAGTCAGTATGTTTCAATCAATGGTGAGGTTCAGAAATTTTCTTATCCATGTGTATGACGGGGTCGATGATTCAATCACTTATGGAATTTATATGAGACATCTTGGAGATTTCAAGGATTTTATAAAGGTCATCAGAGATTATTTGCAGAAAAAATAG
- a CDS encoding nucleotidyltransferase domain-containing protein, whose amino-acid sequence MKSENMIIESQVDEIILKLKAYFQEDSNVQFAFIFGSYVKGRQKRGSDLDVAVFFKNPPEGLDLLGYTNKLSDILEKEVHLVVLNNAPPLLRHQIVKYGIRLIKKDESLYTRFREKTMTDYEEYKNVSGMNIYD is encoded by the coding sequence ATGAAATCCGAAAATATGATCATCGAATCCCAGGTGGATGAGATAATACTAAAACTCAAAGCATATTTTCAAGAGGATTCGAATGTCCAGTTTGCTTTTATTTTTGGATCCTATGTGAAGGGCAGACAGAAGAGGGGAAGTGACCTTGATGTGGCGGTTTTTTTTAAGAATCCGCCTGAGGGGCTTGACCTGCTTGGTTACACAAATAAACTCTCTGATATTTTAGAGAAAGAAGTCCATCTTGTAGTTCTCAACAATGCTCCTCCTTTACTCAGGCATCAGATTGTGAAGTATGGAATCCGCTTGATTAAGAAAGATGAGTCCCTTTACACAAGATTCAGAGAGAAGACCATGACTGACTATGAGGAGTACAAAAATGTTTCGGGGATGAACATTTATGATTGA
- a CDS encoding transposase has protein sequence MRKDPLINGCLYHICTKSIAGYKIFRSTQDYSRMMEMIKFYSYEKPPVKFSIYHTLEERDEFLRKNLSGKESLILIVAYCLMPTHIHMILVQVKDKGISIYMKNLLDSYTRYFNIKNERKGPLWQGRFKSVLVKKDEQLLHLTRYIHLNPTSENIVQEVNQWPYSSYHEYLGKKEDQLCYFTSYLNMDPEDYRIFVEERRDYQKKLNEIKHLLLE, from the coding sequence CTTTATCATATTTGTACCAAAAGCATAGCTGGCTATAAAATTTTTCGCTCCACTCAAGATTATTCAAGAATGATGGAAATGATCAAATTTTATAGTTATGAAAAACCTCCTGTGAAATTTTCAATCTACCACACCTTAGAAGAGAGAGATGAATTTTTAAGAAAAAACCTTTCTGGCAAGGAAAGCCTTATACTGATAGTTGCTTACTGTCTTATGCCTACTCATATTCATATGATACTGGTACAGGTGAAAGATAAAGGGATATCCATTTATATGAAAAATCTTTTAGACAGTTATACTCGATATTTTAATATTAAGAATGAAAGAAAAGGTCCCTTATGGCAGGGTAGGTTTAAAAGTGTATTGGTAAAAAAAGATGAACAATTGTTACATTTGACGAGGTATATTCATCTAAACCCAACCTCTGAGAATATTGTACAAGAGGTAAATCAATGGCCTTACTCTTCGTACCATGAGTATCTTGGTAAGAAGGAAGATCAATTATGTTATTTTACCAGCTATCTAAATATGGATCCTGAAGATTATAGGATATTTGTTGAGGAAAGGCGGGATTATCAGAAAAAACTGAATGAGATCAAACATCTATTATTGGAATAA